The sequence TGCACAGTGACATTTGATGCAGCGCTCTCCAGCTCGCGGATATCTTCTGCCGCAAGTTCGATACCGGCCGCTCCGAGGTTCTCTTCCAGTCGGTGCAGCTTCGTCGTGCCCGGGATCGGAACGATCCACGGCTTCTGTGCCAGCAGCCATGCCAGCGCGATCTGCGCGGGGGTTGCGTTTTTCTGTTTGGCGAATCGGGCGATCAGTTCGACGACGTTCTGGTTCGCGCCGCGATTTTCGGGCGAGAAGCGGGGGAGCTTGTTGCGGAAATCGTTCTGATCGAATTCCGTGTCCTTGCTGATCGTGCCGGTCAGGAATCCTCTACCGAGCGGGCTGAAGGGGACGAATCCAATGCCTAGTTCTTCGAGAGCGGGAAAGATTTCCGCCTCCGGCTCTCGCCACCAGAGCGAGTATTCGTTCTGCAGGGCGGTTACCGGCTGCACTTTGTGGGCACGGCGAATGGTAATGGGGCCGGCTTCGGAGAGTCCGAAGTGCTTCACCTTGCCCTGCTGGATGAGGT comes from Terriglobia bacterium and encodes:
- a CDS encoding aldo/keto reductase; translation: MQKRKLGRSNLEVSALGLGCMGLSSGYGRPVDKQAGIDLIRAAVERGVTFFDTAEVYGPFTNEELVGEALAPFRNDVVIATKFGFHIEDGKQSGVNSRPEHIRQVAEDSLKRLRTDYIDLFYQHRVDDKVPIEDVAGTVKDLIQQGKVKHFGLSEAGPITIRRAHKVQPVTALQNEYSLWWREPEAEIFPALEELGIGFVPFSPLGRGFLTGTISKDTEFDQNDFRNKLPRFSPENRGANQNVVELIARFAKQKNATPAQIALAWLLAQKPWIVPIPGTTKLHRLEENLGAAGIELAAEDIRELESAASNVTVQGTRYPEELQKLVGR